One part of the Glycine max cultivar Williams 82 chromosome 14, Glycine_max_v4.0, whole genome shotgun sequence genome encodes these proteins:
- the LOC100799602 gene encoding F-box protein At3g12350, with protein sequence MANNENETCSFTDFPEDIQVSILSFLGPSEIATLACTSKKLGSLCSTVSKLWFSMCERRWGSNTRITQWAQKPAISFKQLYHTLHRWENLLGFWRRSGTGIPSLLFFEWGPSFISASRVSPSDSDSNTYGVTKTPFLWMSLSEEGHVVTFLDPDGRRSDFKPENRSELVAVDVSFMGKTHFVVEEKRVRGGDDDVVVAESGSPPERLMAEIYQHFANPRSPGSDRSRRQRRREKERLYGRKWEPQHFVKIVNCSPTPARPLQGLWKGICGDMSLAFYLVAYDDIGGIACRWIGDPPDHFSGQAPVFWTSNATFLESPFSPEEESLYDSRVHLQPLQLGNEVLEQFPLSDCELVNQIQQFQLSGNVVNRIHHISSSYDLVVPGLAGTMNRRSAEGRIWQYRNGTFGFGFLSDNFVIDMKHIVHNGCIVDTVNSSAN encoded by the exons ATGGCGAATAACGAGAACGAGACATGTTCCTTCACCGATTTCCCAGAGGACATTCAGGTGTCCATCCTCTCGTTCCTGGGCCCATCGGAGATCGCAACCCTAGCCTGCACCTCGAAGAAACTGGGCTCTCTCTGCTCCACCGTCTCCAAGCTCTGGTTCTCTATGTGCGAGCGCAGGTGGGGCTCCAACACCCGCATCACCCAATGGGCCCAAAAGCCCGCCATCTCCTTCAAGCAACTCTACCACACCCTCCACCGCTGGGAGAATCTCCTCGGCTTCTGGCGCCGAAGCGGAACCGGAATCCCTTCCTTGCTCTTCTTCGAGTGGGGCCCATCCTTCATCTCCGCTTCTAGGGTTTCCCCTTCCGACTCCGATTCGAACACCTATGGTGTCACCAAAACGCCGTTCCTCTGGATGAGCCTCTCTGAGGAGGGACACGTGGTCACGTTTCTCGATCCCGACGGGAGGAGATCCGATTTCAAACCCGAGAATCGGAGCGAATTGGTGGCTGTGGATGTGAGTTTCATGGGGAAGACGCATTTTGTTGTGGAGGAGAAGCGGGTTAGGGGGGGTGATGACGATGTCGTGGTGGCGGAGAGCGGATCGCCGCCGGAGAGACTGATGGCGGAGATTTACCAGCATTTCGCGAACCCGCGGAGCCCCGGGAGTGATCGGTCCAGGAGGCAGAGGCGGCGCGAGAAGGAGAGGCTCTACGGGAGGAAGTGGGAGCCTCAGCATTTTGTCAAGATTGTCAACTGCTCGCCGACTCCGGCCCGCCCATTGCAGGGCCTGTGGAAG GGAATTTGCGGTGACATGAGTTTGGCATTTTACCTTGTGGCATATGATGACATTGGGGGTATTGCCTGCCGGTGGATTGGGGATCCTCCTGACCATTTTTCAGGACAGGCCCCGGTTTTCTGGACGTCTAATGCTACGTTTCTGGAATCTCCCTTTTCTCCAGAGGAAGAATCTTTGTATGACAGTCGTGTTCATCTTCAACCGCTTCAACTGGGCAATGAAGTTCTTGAGCAGTTCCCTTTGTCGGACTGTGAATTGGTAAATCAAATTCAGCAGTTCCAGTTGTCAGGCAATGTGGTAAACCGAATTCATCACATAAGTTCAAGTTATGATTTAGTTGTTCCAGGCCTTGCTGGAACAATGAATCGAAGGAGTGCAGAAGGAAGGATTTGGCAGTACCGAAATGGTACTTTTGGATTTGGATTCCTTTCGGACAATTTTGTCATAGACATGAAACATATTGTCCACAATGGTTGTATTGTGGATACTGTAAATTCTTCTGCTAATTGA